tcGATTAAAAACCAACATTTGATTAAAATGAGCttatgttaaatattaaagaggAAATAACTCAACAAATATGGAACACTAGAATACttatataaaatttcatattatgtttatttttcttgttatttttattagtaatcaTATTATCAACTACCTTTTGAactaacataatatatatatatatatatatatatatatatatgatgatttgattttaattttgttgtttagaAAAAATTATGAtcctaataattttttataaaattacaatataattatactctatttaaaaattataattgtttataattaGAACAGTGTGTAAGTATCTTTAATTCAATTACTCTCTAAACAGTCACTTCATCGTTTAGCTAATAAATGCATGTATCAACCCATGGCTAAACATTgaattattttaatccaaaaatagtTAGACACCATGGCTAAGTGCAAAAAGGTGCAACATCCCCTTTTTTTTAATGCAAAAGTTAAATTTGTGTTTGACAGAATGTCTGAGATAATAAGAATTAGGGGAATCAATTGGGAGAAACCCGAGGCTTAATTCATGATTAAGGAATACCGTCTTTAATTTCCTACTTCTCATGTCTTCCTCATATTCTTCAAGATGTTTGAGAGGGAAATTTTAATTCCATCTTGTTATACAAATTTGGGTTTTACCTCTCCATATTAGAAGTATTAATAAGTCGAATAAGTCtgatttatataatattaatatcacACTTAATCCCCTAAACTCGTCTGTTCAAAATATAATattgaattttatttaaatttattcataattattaatatttaaagtAAGTTATTGTAGAACAgacaattattattttaaaatataataataattattattattatactataTTGAATCGTAAATTGATTTAActgattttttttctattttgaaaactttataataattaattcattgaTTGGCCATAGAACCATACTGTATACACAGTGAAAGCTtaatacaaaaaagaaaaagtgaagaggCTTTTTTGAGACATTGTACGAACAAATTGGACGTTGTCCGGTCGGATATGAAGTACGTAGGTAAGTAAACCTTTTAATAAGTTTTTTTTTCGTATCCCATGGTTGGTGGCATGGCCTAGAATCCCGCTAGCCTCTttattggattttatttttatttttttaaatgctCAAAACATTTTGAAAGAATAATTGGTCATTGGATGAATACAAAATGGCCCCCCTCGTTTTAGCAAATTAATCATTAACGTCCCTTTTTTCTAACAAGAACCAATGGTGGTCAAGTAATGAGGCAACATTTTTAACACTTTCATCAATATCATTAGAACATTCTCCCTTCTCTCAACAAATGTGATCAACCCATTTGTACAATAAAAAAGTTTAACCTACCAAGTAATCATACTCTAATACACTAGTCAATGTTGACAACTGTTACAATAATGGTTAAAAATTTTGTccttcaaataaaaaataaatggtcCATTAAGAATGTCTTCAAACACCTAAAACAATCCGACAAGTCATGTGGTTGAAGGGATAAATAGGAATATATGGCCACCTTGATGATCATTGTACCTAGGAGATAGAAAAGAAAGGTTAATTGAGATTTTTTCTTCTTGGTGTTAGAAAAGAGATAATTATCAAATCACCTAGAGTTTTCTAGCTAGACAAgagataaaaattatgaaaaaaaaaaatggtggacatatttattaattaaagtaaagATGATGATTGACAATGGCATCCCATCTAAGAataaatttcccttttttaatttttatttatatatatttcatcAACATAACTGTGATGTAATACTCTAATAATAATAACTTTGTGACTTTAGGTACTAAGGTATGATTATAGATTTTGTTATACACTAGCATTAACCACGTGGCATAGTGGGTCGATAACGGATGATGACAAAGATGATGATCTGGTAGTGAAACTAGTCCAGATGtctattgatgatgatgatgatggtgatgTTGATCGAAAGGCTGGTAATTCAAGATCTTGATGATCAGTGTTGTTGGTGTTATTGCAGTAGGCCATGTGTTGGTCATTGAAACAAGCCAGTTGTCTCGATGTCTCCGTTTGTCCATTGAGATGTGAAGCTACGAGTCGGTCGAGTGCTGCCCAGTTGGTTAGCCCCGAGTCATTGTTATAAACCGAGTTGAAATCACCACCACTCACCGAGTTGATGATTGAGCCTTCGTTTTCTGTCATAATGGGTTGGTAACTGCTGGCTGAGTTTGGACTGTCTAGACTTGGCAGCTTCGTGAAGGAGTCATAGTAGCCATTGTTGTTGATAGCAAGCTCCATGGACATGACAAATCTCGTGTTGTTATTATTTGCTTCGTTGTCTTCCTTACAACTCCTTCCCATGTATTCAAGTATATGTTCCAAGGCTCCTTCATTACATGTGTTGAACATATGCAGGTTCCTGGTTTTTTCAGACAAGGATGTGCTAATAGGGTTTTCTAGGGTTTTATGATGATTTTTCTTCTTGAAAATACGACATACCACCCATCCTTCTTCTTGTGTCCCCTCCATCATACCATTTGACACCTTCATTAAAAAAAATgtactatttattattattttaacgaacaaaaaatagcatcaaaatatattttaggaccctataacaattttttttaatattatgacGTAAATTTGAGCTTTAAAAGGCTTACGTTGGTTTCAACGATGTTATCGTCTAGTCTATATTCATGCATGATCCAATAAGATTTTTGACCATGAGGGGCTCTCCCTTTGTAAAACACCAACGTCTTCCTCATTCCAATCCGCCGGCAGTTGCTATATATGACCTTGTCACGGCCGGTGGCTTTCCAAAAACCCGCCGCCGTGGCACGGTTAGTCCGAGTCCCGGTCGGGTACTTCTTGTCTTTGTGGCTAAAAAAATACCAATCATTCTGCGGCGTAGTTCCAATCTTGCACCTCTCTGTAAATAACAGTGGAACATAAATCATGGtactacacacacacacacacacacacacagatATGTACCTTGAA
This window of the Gossypium arboreum isolate Shixiya-1 chromosome 12, ASM2569848v2, whole genome shotgun sequence genome carries:
- the LOC108478333 gene encoding NAC domain-containing protein 43-like, coding for MQSSFGIYHHLLFLSQSSSTYIVSIFVKMPENMNISVNGQSQVPPGFRFHPTEEELLQYYLRKKVSYEKIDLDVIREVDLNKLEPWDIQERCKIGTTPQNDWYFFSHKDKKYPTGTRTNRATAAGFWKATGRDKVIYSNCRRIGMRKTLVFYKGRAPHGQKSYWIMHEYRLDDNIVETNVSNGMMEGTQEEGWVVCRIFKKKNHHKTLENPISTSLSEKTRNLHMFNTCNEGALEHILEYMGRSCKEDNEANNNNTRFVMSMELAINNNGYYDSFTKLPSLDSPNSASSYQPIMTENEGSIINSVSGGDFNSVYNNDSGLTNWAALDRLVASHLNGQTETSRQLACFNDQHMAYCNNTNNTDHQDLELPAFRSTSPSSSSSIDIWTSFTTRSSSLSSSVIDPLCHVVNASV